A single genomic interval of Rhododendron vialii isolate Sample 1 chromosome 3a, ASM3025357v1 harbors:
- the LOC131320508 gene encoding protein SRC2 → MTTSRPPSKPLDLDITIVSAKHLKNVNWRHGDLKPYAIFWVDPDRRLATKSDDSGSTRPVWNERFLLPLPPLHDPSSSLNLEIFHSKPSDTPKPLVATLRVPLSDLPDPDDSARIRTFELRRPSGRPHGKIRIKLALRERPVPDYHITPPPNYYYSTAPPPPPRDYRGYSTAPPAPSPPPPTYPYGGGYADPYSSYYSGGYYSSPQLPPPPPRPFFDRQSTSYGGPSAPVDYAPYDQKQKGAKMGGFGTGLAVGALAGGVGGLVLDEGLKHEEDKVAERVESDLASRDEYSDYRVDYGYN, encoded by the coding sequence ATGACGACCTCTCGCCCGCCGTCGAAGCCTCTCGACCTCGACATCACGATCGTCTCCGCCAAGCACCTGAAGAACGTCAACTGGCGCCACGGCGACCTCAAGCCCTACGCCATCTTCTGGGTCGACCCGGACCGCCGCCTCGCCACCAAGTCCGACGACTCCGGCTCCACCAGGCCCGTCTGGAACGAGCGcttcctcctccccctcccccctctccACGACCCCTCCTCCTCCCTTAACCTCGAGATCTTCCACTCCAAACCCTCCGACACCCCCAAACCCTTAGTCGCCACCCTCCGCGTCCCCCTCTCGGACCTCCCCGACCCGGACGACTCCGCCCGCATCCGGACCTTCGAGCTCCGACGCCCCTCCGGCAGACCCCACGGCAAGATCCGGATAAAGCTCGCCCTCCGCGAACGACCTGTTCCAGATTACCATATTACCCCTCCCCCGAACTATTACTACTCCACTgctcctccccctcctccacGCGACTACAGGGGATACTCTACTGCGCCGCCGGCACCGTCTCCGCCGCCGCCGACGTACCCTTACGGCGGCGGCTACGCCGATCCGTACTCGAGTTATTACTCGGGAGGATACTACTCCTCTCCGCAGCTGCCACCGCCGCCTCCGCGGCCGTTCTTCGATCGGCAGTCGACTAGTTACGGTGGGCCCAGTGCGCCGGTGGATTACGCTCCGTACGATCAGAAGCAGAAGGGCGCGAAGATGGGCGGGTTCGGAACGGGGCTGGCGGTCGGAGCCTTGGCAGGGGGTGTGGGAGGACTGGTTTTGGATGAAGGGTTGAAGCACGAGGAGGATAAGGTTGCGGAGAGGGTGGAGAGCGATTTGGCTTCGCGCGATGAGTACAGCGATTACCGGGTGGATTATGGGTATAATTGA